Proteins from a single region of Thalassophryne amazonica chromosome 22, fThaAma1.1, whole genome shotgun sequence:
- the il17ra1a gene encoding interleukin 17 receptor A1a isoform X1 gives MILYLLVLMCASVTMTVRILSADLSCSQQGLRCTVQTSNCMDKGWLLVSNYTPSGPEDLNVMVDTRRDEAGRLHPVLAAHWKIKDDGSISYLKATELHVLVVATNQNLCVRYSFKDKLSMRNPAMEKWSFSADMVVVDPGQQYRVSIFNVPKPEHGHTDYNVNADVIVPGCQEGRMRETRVCVQSGSLWQPDIRVTHLAAAAAPAALTVCFNTDRLAHEYFVLVRCSDVQQCQRAHKDNQTALNVTFNLDQWPQSCCQFVVEIKPIFPQCGQDCVRQRTSHNICPEPQPTDAPDASSYVLVTVAVVFLFGAIGFVVCVMCRNRPVKPGDPVLLQAGEKQRQYPLKQTPKVLVIYSQDHYLYRDIVLKLCAFLQAKCGTKVLVDLLDSTSVGMVGRLRWLEWQRQQLKNPADKILVLCSRGVQAKWKAMCGEGQVTLREDVLSPTDDMLIPFLNLFLPDMHHTGMLGKYMVAYFEDVSGEEDVPSVFGIGVKYKLMKHFEDLYFRILDIEKYQPGQVNHIEGISGDEYSNCPSGSTLKDAIEAFQTYQLENPDWFQTQCVESEEDLRTENEMIMAQVQIPPVLEYVPLLREGPPACMHEVEINEKGNNIHVITPEPNPGYKPTPVTELRPVMNLTSSFSLEDDLTSQLYLHKPSTEASWMYDPLLNSPPQSEGRGNPSEEEALSQIPTDDEDEEGLLSVNHFCHQIGRRSSVLQNSLESSLPEESFTDLRDEFVFHPETSHSQAVEVEEPEAMEPSEKGPSSGSDQGYMSKLSSQHEAPLTADPLAALVRLQEELFESNHLES, from the exons GGATTGAGGTGCACCGTCCAAACAA GTAACTGCATGGACAAAGGGTGGCTCCTCGTTAGTAACTACACGCCCAGCGGGCCTGAGGATCTGAACGTGATGGTGGACACCAGGCGGGATGAGGCGGGGCGGCTCCACCCTGTTCTGGCAGCTCACTGGAAGATCAAGGACGACG GCAGCATCAGTTACCTGAAGGCCACAGAGCTTCATGTTCTCGTGGTCGCCACCAACCAGAACCTGTGTGTGCGATATTCTTTCAAAGATAAACTCAGCATGAGGAATCCCGCCATGGAAAAG TGGTCGTTCTCAGCTGACATGGTGGTGGTTGACCCTGGTCAACAATACCGGGTTTCCATCTTCAATGTCCCCAAACCTGAGCATGGCCACACCGACTACAATGTTAATGCAGATGTCATCGTTCCTG GTTGTCAAGAAGGCAGAATGCGGGAGACCCGGGTCTGTGTGCAGAGCG GCAGTCTGTGGCAGCCTGATATCCGCGTGACACACCTCGCTGCAgccgcagcacccgctgctctcaCCGTCTGTTTTAATACCGACAGACTCGCACACGAGTACTTTGTGCTTGTCCGCTGCTCCGATGTCCAACAGTGTCAGCGTGCACACAAG GACAATCAGACAGCCCTGAATGTAACCTTCAACTTGGACCAGTGGCCACAGTCCTGCTGCCAGTTTGTGGTGGAG ATCAAACCCATTTTCCCACAGTGCGGCCAAGACTGTGTGCGACAAAGGACGAGTCACAATATATGTCCAG AGCCCCAGCCCACAGATGCACCTGACGCCTCCTCGTACGTGCTTGTCACCGTGGCAGTGGTGTTTCTGTTCGGGGCCATCGGGTttgttgtgtgtgttatgtgcAGAAACAGACCAG TCAAACCAGGTGATCCTGTGCTGCTTCAGGCCGGGGAGAAGCAGAGGCAGTATCCACTTAAACAGACCCCCAAAGTGCTGGTCATCTATTCCCAGGACCACTACCTCTACAGGGACATTGTGCTGAAGCTTTGTGCTTTCCTCCAGGCCAAGTGTGGCACCAAGGTGCTGGTAGACTTGCTGGACTCGACGTCAGTGGGCATGGTGGGCCGCCTCCGCTGGCTGGAGTGGCAGAGACAACAGCTGAAAAACCCAGCTGACAAAATCCTGGTGTTGTGCTCACGAGGAGTCCAGGCAAAGTGGAAGGCCATGTGCGGAGAAGGTCAGGTGACCCTCAGAGAAGATGTTCTTTCACCTACGGACGACATGCTCATTCCGTTCCTAAACCTCTTCCTGCCAGACATGCACCATACAGGCATGCTGGGCAAGTACATGGTGGCTTACTTTGAGGACGTCAGCGGTGAAGAAGACGTACCGTCAGTTTTTGGTATTGGAGTCAAATACAAACTGATGAAACATTTTGAAGATCTGTACTTCCGAATTTTAGATATTGAGAAGTATCAGCCAGGTCAAGTTAACCACATTGAGGGCATCAGTGGGGATGAATATTCGAACTGTCCCTCAGGCAGCACGCTGAAGGATGCCATTGAGGCCTTCCAGACCTACCAGctggaaaatcctgattggtttCAGACGCAGTGTGTAGAAAGTGAAGAAGACCTTAGGACTGAGAACGAAATGATCATGGCTCAAGTGCAAATCCCTCCTGTCCTCGAGTACGTTCCTCTTCTCAGAGAAGGACCTCCTGCCTGCATGCACGAGGTGGAAATCAATGAAAAGGGGAACAACATTCACGTCATAACCCCTGAACCAAACCCAGGGTACAAACCGACGCCGGTCACCGAGCTGAGACCAGTGATGAACCTTACATCTTCATTTAGCTTAGAAGATGACCTGACCAGTCAACTGTATCTTCATAAACCGAGTACAGAAGCCTCCTGGATGTACGATCCTCTGTTAAACAGTCCGCCACAATCTGAAGGTCGTGGGAACCCCAGTGAAGAGGAAGCACTCAGTCAAATTCCCACGGATGATGAGGACGAGGAGGGTCTTCTGTCTGTAAACCACTTTTGCCATCAGATAGGCAGAAGAAGCTCAGTCCTACAGAACTCCCTGGAGTCGAGTCTGCCGGAAGAGTCATTTACAGACTTGCGTGATGAATTTGTGTTTCATCCAGAAACCAGCCACAGTCAGGCTGTGGAGGTGGAAGAACCAGAGGCCATGGAGCCCTCTGAAAAGGGTCCAAGCAGTGGCTCTGATCAAGGCTACATGTCCAAGTTGTCCTCCCAGCATGAAGCCCCTCTCACAGCGGATCCACTGGCAGCTCTAGTACGGTTACAGGAGGAGCTGTTTGAGTCAAACCACCTCGAGTCATGA
- the il17ra1a gene encoding interleukin 17 receptor A1a isoform X2 produces the protein MDKGWLLVSNYTPSGPEDLNVMVDTRRDEAGRLHPVLAAHWKIKDDGSISYLKATELHVLVVATNQNLCVRYSFKDKLSMRNPAMEKWSFSADMVVVDPGQQYRVSIFNVPKPEHGHTDYNVNADVIVPGCQEGRMRETRVCVQSGSLWQPDIRVTHLAAAAAPAALTVCFNTDRLAHEYFVLVRCSDVQQCQRAHKDNQTALNVTFNLDQWPQSCCQFVVEIKPIFPQCGQDCVRQRTSHNICPEPQPTDAPDASSYVLVTVAVVFLFGAIGFVVCVMCRNRPVKPGDPVLLQAGEKQRQYPLKQTPKVLVIYSQDHYLYRDIVLKLCAFLQAKCGTKVLVDLLDSTSVGMVGRLRWLEWQRQQLKNPADKILVLCSRGVQAKWKAMCGEGQVTLREDVLSPTDDMLIPFLNLFLPDMHHTGMLGKYMVAYFEDVSGEEDVPSVFGIGVKYKLMKHFEDLYFRILDIEKYQPGQVNHIEGISGDEYSNCPSGSTLKDAIEAFQTYQLENPDWFQTQCVESEEDLRTENEMIMAQVQIPPVLEYVPLLREGPPACMHEVEINEKGNNIHVITPEPNPGYKPTPVTELRPVMNLTSSFSLEDDLTSQLYLHKPSTEASWMYDPLLNSPPQSEGRGNPSEEEALSQIPTDDEDEEGLLSVNHFCHQIGRRSSVLQNSLESSLPEESFTDLRDEFVFHPETSHSQAVEVEEPEAMEPSEKGPSSGSDQGYMSKLSSQHEAPLTADPLAALVRLQEELFESNHLES, from the exons ATGGACAAAGGGTGGCTCCTCGTTAGTAACTACACGCCCAGCGGGCCTGAGGATCTGAACGTGATGGTGGACACCAGGCGGGATGAGGCGGGGCGGCTCCACCCTGTTCTGGCAGCTCACTGGAAGATCAAGGACGACG GCAGCATCAGTTACCTGAAGGCCACAGAGCTTCATGTTCTCGTGGTCGCCACCAACCAGAACCTGTGTGTGCGATATTCTTTCAAAGATAAACTCAGCATGAGGAATCCCGCCATGGAAAAG TGGTCGTTCTCAGCTGACATGGTGGTGGTTGACCCTGGTCAACAATACCGGGTTTCCATCTTCAATGTCCCCAAACCTGAGCATGGCCACACCGACTACAATGTTAATGCAGATGTCATCGTTCCTG GTTGTCAAGAAGGCAGAATGCGGGAGACCCGGGTCTGTGTGCAGAGCG GCAGTCTGTGGCAGCCTGATATCCGCGTGACACACCTCGCTGCAgccgcagcacccgctgctctcaCCGTCTGTTTTAATACCGACAGACTCGCACACGAGTACTTTGTGCTTGTCCGCTGCTCCGATGTCCAACAGTGTCAGCGTGCACACAAG GACAATCAGACAGCCCTGAATGTAACCTTCAACTTGGACCAGTGGCCACAGTCCTGCTGCCAGTTTGTGGTGGAG ATCAAACCCATTTTCCCACAGTGCGGCCAAGACTGTGTGCGACAAAGGACGAGTCACAATATATGTCCAG AGCCCCAGCCCACAGATGCACCTGACGCCTCCTCGTACGTGCTTGTCACCGTGGCAGTGGTGTTTCTGTTCGGGGCCATCGGGTttgttgtgtgtgttatgtgcAGAAACAGACCAG TCAAACCAGGTGATCCTGTGCTGCTTCAGGCCGGGGAGAAGCAGAGGCAGTATCCACTTAAACAGACCCCCAAAGTGCTGGTCATCTATTCCCAGGACCACTACCTCTACAGGGACATTGTGCTGAAGCTTTGTGCTTTCCTCCAGGCCAAGTGTGGCACCAAGGTGCTGGTAGACTTGCTGGACTCGACGTCAGTGGGCATGGTGGGCCGCCTCCGCTGGCTGGAGTGGCAGAGACAACAGCTGAAAAACCCAGCTGACAAAATCCTGGTGTTGTGCTCACGAGGAGTCCAGGCAAAGTGGAAGGCCATGTGCGGAGAAGGTCAGGTGACCCTCAGAGAAGATGTTCTTTCACCTACGGACGACATGCTCATTCCGTTCCTAAACCTCTTCCTGCCAGACATGCACCATACAGGCATGCTGGGCAAGTACATGGTGGCTTACTTTGAGGACGTCAGCGGTGAAGAAGACGTACCGTCAGTTTTTGGTATTGGAGTCAAATACAAACTGATGAAACATTTTGAAGATCTGTACTTCCGAATTTTAGATATTGAGAAGTATCAGCCAGGTCAAGTTAACCACATTGAGGGCATCAGTGGGGATGAATATTCGAACTGTCCCTCAGGCAGCACGCTGAAGGATGCCATTGAGGCCTTCCAGACCTACCAGctggaaaatcctgattggtttCAGACGCAGTGTGTAGAAAGTGAAGAAGACCTTAGGACTGAGAACGAAATGATCATGGCTCAAGTGCAAATCCCTCCTGTCCTCGAGTACGTTCCTCTTCTCAGAGAAGGACCTCCTGCCTGCATGCACGAGGTGGAAATCAATGAAAAGGGGAACAACATTCACGTCATAACCCCTGAACCAAACCCAGGGTACAAACCGACGCCGGTCACCGAGCTGAGACCAGTGATGAACCTTACATCTTCATTTAGCTTAGAAGATGACCTGACCAGTCAACTGTATCTTCATAAACCGAGTACAGAAGCCTCCTGGATGTACGATCCTCTGTTAAACAGTCCGCCACAATCTGAAGGTCGTGGGAACCCCAGTGAAGAGGAAGCACTCAGTCAAATTCCCACGGATGATGAGGACGAGGAGGGTCTTCTGTCTGTAAACCACTTTTGCCATCAGATAGGCAGAAGAAGCTCAGTCCTACAGAACTCCCTGGAGTCGAGTCTGCCGGAAGAGTCATTTACAGACTTGCGTGATGAATTTGTGTTTCATCCAGAAACCAGCCACAGTCAGGCTGTGGAGGTGGAAGAACCAGAGGCCATGGAGCCCTCTGAAAAGGGTCCAAGCAGTGGCTCTGATCAAGGCTACATGTCCAAGTTGTCCTCCCAGCATGAAGCCCCTCTCACAGCGGATCCACTGGCAGCTCTAGTACGGTTACAGGAGGAGCTGTTTGAGTCAAACCACCTCGAGTCATGA
- the tmem121b gene encoding transmembrane protein 121B — MTSSGELAQSAPLLAHGPARSLVYKALCFVILVLQGGVLDFYLIIFNDLYWCSWIATDLVVVSGWGMFFMRNARSKRERACGFHQKSSIFGCSLGEFTYAYLAWLIYVIACTPKVVLILETSIAAQIAAQVPCGLTGLRAAVLLSAPLLFCLVNSLVEDPNGATRHHAHSCFLSTCVDLLDGFALLELLLLAPDGPPAAAHAHLRYTVLSVFFVVLAVPVVWLHELTASELRCRWLCARFCTSLAVNAPLLAVRCLQVFVHEAPASLFMFKNVFFLLCGLVELVEQCVAVRGLRRPSGGRGAAHVSHCVSENDMCPRGYVNTLAVSQS; from the coding sequence ATGACGAGCTCCGGGGAGCTGGCGCAGAGCGCGCCGCTGCTGGCGCACGGACCCGCGCGCAGCCTGGTCTACAAGGCGCTGTGCTTCGTGATCCTGGTGCTGCAGGGCGGCGTGCTGGACTTCTACCTCATCATCTTCAACGACCTGTACTGGTGCTCGTGGATCGCCACCGACCTGGTGGTGGTCTCCGGCTGGGGCATGTTCTTCATGCGCAACGCGCGCAGCAAGCGGGAGCGCGCCTGCGGCTTCCACCAGAAGAGCTCCATCTTCGGCTGCAGCCTGGGCGAGTTCACCTACGCCTACCTGGCCTGGCTCATCTACGTCATCGCCTGCACACCGAAGGTGGTGCTGATCCTGGAGACGTCCATCGCGGCGCAGATCGCCGCCCAGGTGCCGTGCGGGCTGACGGGCCTGCGCGCCGCGGTGCTGCTGTCCGCGCCGCTGCTCTTCTGCCTCGTCAACTCGCTCGTGGAGGATCCCAACGGCGCCACGCGCCACCACGCCCACAGCTGCTTCCTGAGCACGTGCGTGGACCTGCTGGACGGCTTCgcgctgctggagctgctgctgctCGCGCCCGACGGTCCCCCCGCCGCCGCGCACGCGCACCTGCGCTACACCGTGCTGTCGGTGTTCTTCGTGGTCCTGGCGGTTCCGGTGGTCTGGCTGCACGAGCTCACCGCCTCCGAGCTGCGCTGCCGCTGGCTGTGTGCGCGCTTCTGCACGAGCCTGGCCGTGAACGCGCCGCTGCTGGCGGTGCGCTGCCTGCAGGTGTTCGTGCACGAGGCGCCGGCGTCGCTCTTCATGTTTAAGAACGTCTTCTTCCTGCTGTGCGGCCTCGTGGAGCTCGTGGAGCAGTGCGTGGCGGTGCGCGGCCTGCGGAGGCCGAGCGGCGGCCGCGGCGCGGCGCACGTGTCGCACTGCGTGTCCGAGAACGACATGTGCCCGCGCGGCTACGTCAACACACTGGCCGTCAGCCAGTCCTGA